A DNA window from Streptococcus parapneumoniae contains the following coding sequences:
- a CDS encoding FAD:protein FMN transferase: MPLSSHSEQLMGTTITISLVDERADSLLQKSFDLLRELEYRFNANSQESELMEINHQAGIAPVTVHPDLFELISLGLEHSLAPSSYLNISIGPLIQTWRIGFSDAKVAQPQEIESVLPLINPHFIELDSSTSTVFLKQKGMKIDLGCLAKGYSADKVAQFLRKEGVTSALINLGGNILTIGKNQARGNQPWQIGIQDPANPRGNHLMTIPVVNQSVVTSGIYERHLTVDGKDYHHIFDSQTGYPVETELASLTIISNKSIDGEIWTTRLFGERPASILWQVESLEGIEAILIDKEGHLSCSSGIPTL; encoded by the coding sequence TTGCCTCTAAGTTCACATTCCGAACAGCTAATGGGGACTACTATCACTATTTCATTAGTAGATGAGCGAGCCGATAGCTTGCTCCAAAAATCCTTTGATTTACTCAGAGAGCTAGAATACCGCTTCAATGCCAATAGTCAGGAATCTGAGTTGATGGAAATCAATCATCAAGCTGGAATAGCCCCCGTCACGGTTCATCCAGACCTGTTTGAGCTGATTTCACTTGGGTTAGAGCATAGCCTAGCACCCTCTAGCTATCTCAATATCAGCATTGGTCCCCTAATTCAAACCTGGCGCATCGGTTTTTCAGATGCCAAAGTCGCCCAACCTCAAGAAATTGAATCGGTTCTGCCTCTAATCAATCCTCATTTTATCGAGTTAGATTCTTCTACTTCCACTGTGTTTTTAAAACAGAAAGGAATGAAGATCGATCTTGGTTGTTTAGCCAAGGGTTATAGTGCGGATAAGGTTGCACAATTTCTGAGAAAAGAGGGGGTGACTTCTGCCTTGATCAATCTGGGAGGGAATATCCTGACCATTGGAAAAAATCAGGCAAGAGGAAATCAGCCTTGGCAAATAGGGATTCAAGACCCAGCCAATCCGAGGGGAAATCACTTAATGACCATCCCTGTTGTCAATCAATCTGTCGTGACTTCAGGCATTTATGAACGTCACCTGACCGTCGATGGAAAAGATTACCATCATATTTTTGACAGTCAAACAGGATATCCTGTTGAAACGGAACTAGCGAGTCTGACAATCATCTCTAATAAATCAATCGATGGTGAAATCTGGACAACTCGTCTATTTGGAGAAAGACCTGCTTCTATCCTCTGGCAAGTCGAAAGTTTGGAGGGCATCGAAGCCATCCTCATTGATAAAGAAGGTCACCTAAGTTGTTCTTCAGGAATTCCTACTCTATAG
- the nox gene encoding H2O-forming NADH oxidase gives MSKIVVVGANHAGTACINTMLDNFGNENEIVVFDQNSNISFLGCGMALWIGEQIDGAEGLFYSDKEKLEAKGAKVYMNSPVLSIDYDNKVVTAEVEGKEHKESYEKLIFATGSTPILPPIEGAEIVKGNREFKATLENVQFVKLYQNAEEVIEKLADKSKHLDRIAVVGGGYIGVELAEAFERLGKEVVLVDIVDTVLNGYYDKDFTQMMAKNLEDHNIRLALGQTVKAIQGDGKVERLVTDKETFDVDMVVLAVGFRPNTALADGKIELFRNGAFLVDKKQETSIPGVYAVGDCATVYDNARKDTSYIALASNAVRTGIVGAYNACGHELEGIGVQGSNGISIYGLHMVSTGLTLEKAKAAGYNATETGFNDLQKPEFMKHDNHEVAIKIVFDKDSREILGAQMVSHDSAISMGIHMFSLAIQEHVTIDKLALTDLFFLPHFNKPYNYITMAALTAEK, from the coding sequence ATGAGTAAAATCGTTGTAGTTGGTGCTAACCACGCTGGTACAGCATGTATCAATACCATGTTGGATAATTTTGGAAATGAGAACGAAATCGTTGTATTTGACCAAAACTCTAACATCTCTTTCCTAGGATGTGGAATGGCCCTTTGGATTGGGGAACAAATTGACGGTGCTGAAGGCTTGTTCTATTCTGATAAAGAAAAATTGGAAGCAAAAGGTGCTAAAGTTTACATGAACTCACCTGTTCTTTCAATTGACTACGACAATAAAGTTGTGACTGCAGAAGTTGAAGGAAAAGAGCACAAAGAATCATACGAGAAATTGATTTTCGCTACAGGTTCTACACCAATCTTGCCACCAATCGAAGGGGCTGAAATTGTTAAGGGAAACCGTGAATTTAAAGCGACTCTTGAAAATGTTCAATTTGTTAAGTTGTACCAAAACGCAGAAGAAGTCATCGAAAAACTTGCTGACAAGAGCAAACACCTAGATCGCATCGCTGTTGTTGGTGGTGGTTATATCGGTGTTGAACTTGCTGAAGCCTTCGAGCGTCTAGGAAAAGAAGTTGTCCTTGTTGATATTGTAGACACTGTTTTGAACGGTTACTATGACAAAGACTTCACTCAAATGATGGCGAAGAACTTGGAAGACCACAACATCCGCTTGGCGCTTGGTCAAACAGTAAAAGCTATCCAAGGTGATGGAAAAGTAGAGCGCTTAGTAACAGACAAAGAAACATTTGATGTGGATATGGTTGTTCTTGCAGTTGGTTTCCGTCCAAACACAGCACTTGCTGATGGTAAGATTGAACTCTTCCGCAACGGTGCCTTCCTTGTAGACAAGAAACAAGAAACATCTATCCCAGGCGTTTACGCTGTTGGTGATTGTGCGACTGTCTATGACAACGCTCGTAAAGACACTAGCTACATTGCCCTTGCTTCAAATGCTGTTCGTACTGGTATCGTTGGTGCCTACAACGCTTGTGGACATGAATTGGAAGGAATCGGTGTTCAAGGATCAAACGGTATCTCAATCTATGGTCTTCACATGGTTTCAACTGGTTTGACTCTTGAAAAAGCGAAAGCTGCAGGTTACAATGCGACTGAAACAGGCTTTAACGATCTACAAAAACCAGAATTCATGAAACATGACAACCATGAAGTAGCAATTAAGATTGTCTTTGACAAAGATAGCCGTGAAATTCTTGGTGCCCAAATGGTCTCACACGATTCTGCAATCAGCATGGGAATCCACATGTTCTCACTTGCTATCCAAGAGCATGTGACAATTGATAAATTGGCATTGACAGATCTATTCTTCTTGCCACACTTCAACAAACCATACAACTACATCACAATGGCTGCCCTTACAGCTGAAAAATAA
- the pdxS gene encoding pyridoxal 5'-phosphate synthase lyase subunit PdxS yields MTENRYELNKNLAQMLKGGVIMDVQNPEQARIAEAAGAAAVMALERIPADIRAAGGVSRMSDPKMIKEIQEAVSIPVMAKVRIGHFVEAQILEAIEIDYIDESEVLSPADDRFHVDKKEFQVPFVCGAKDLGEALRRIAEGASMIRTKGEPGTGDIVQAVRHMRMMNQEIRRIQNLREDELYVAAKDLQVPVELVLYVHEHGKLPVVNFAAGGVATPADAALMMQLGAEGVFVGSGIFKSGDPVKRASAIVKAVTNFRNPQILAQISEDLGEAMVGINENEIQILMAERGK; encoded by the coding sequence ATGACTGAAAATAGATATGAATTAAATAAAAACTTGGCACAGATGCTCAAGGGCGGTGTTATCATGGATGTGCAAAATCCTGAACAGGCCCGTATTGCAGAGGCCGCTGGTGCGGCTGCTGTTATGGCCTTGGAGCGGATTCCAGCTGATATTCGTGCAGCTGGTGGTGTTTCTCGTATGAGTGATCCAAAGATGATTAAGGAAATCCAAGAAGCAGTTAGTATTCCAGTGATGGCCAAGGTCAGAATCGGGCATTTTGTTGAAGCTCAGATTTTAGAGGCTATTGAAATTGACTATATCGATGAGAGTGAAGTTTTATCTCCAGCTGACGACCGTTTCCATGTGGATAAGAAAGAATTCCAAGTTCCTTTTGTCTGTGGTGCTAAGGATTTGGGCGAAGCCTTGCGTCGTATTGCTGAAGGAGCTTCTATGATTCGTACCAAAGGAGAACCGGGTACAGGGGATATCGTCCAAGCTGTTCGTCATATGCGTATGATGAATCAGGAAATTCGCCGCATTCAAAACCTACGTGAGGACGAACTTTATGTTGCTGCTAAGGACTTGCAAGTCCCTGTAGAATTGGTTTTATATGTCCATGAACATGGAAAATTGCCAGTTGTAAACTTCGCAGCTGGAGGCGTTGCAACGCCAGCAGATGCCGCGCTGATGATGCAATTAGGGGCAGAGGGTGTCTTTGTCGGTTCAGGTATTTTTAAGTCAGGAGATCCTGTTAAACGAGCGAGTGCTATTGTCAAAGCGGTGACTAACTTCCGTAATCCTCAAATTTTAGCTCAAATCTCTGAAGATTTAGGAGAAGCCATGGTTGGTATCAATGAAAATGAGATCCAAATCCTCATGGCTGAGCGAGGAAAATAG
- the pdxT gene encoding pyridoxal 5'-phosphate synthase glutaminase subunit PdxT, producing the protein MKIGILALQGAFAEHAKVLDQLGVESVEIRNLDDFQKHQSDLSGLILPGGESTTMGKLLREQDMLIPIREAILSGLPAFGTCAGLILLAKEITSQEESHLGTMDMVVERNAYGRQLGSFYTEAECKGVGQIPMTFIRGPIISSVGEGVEILATVDNQIVAAQEKNMLVTSFHPELTDDVRLHKYFINMCKEKS; encoded by the coding sequence ATGAAAATCGGAATATTGGCCTTGCAAGGGGCCTTTGCAGAACATGCAAAAGTGCTAGATCAATTAGGTGTCGAGAGTGTTGAAATCAGAAATCTAGATGATTTTCAGAAACATCAGAGTGATTTGTCGGGTTTGATTTTGCCTGGAGGAGAATCTACAACCATGGGCAAGCTCTTACGTGAGCAGGACATGCTGATTCCCATTCGAGAAGCCATTCTATCTGGTTTACCAGCCTTTGGGACCTGTGCGGGTTTAATTTTGCTGGCTAAGGAAATTACTTCTCAGGAAGAGAGTCATCTAGGAACTATGGATATGGTGGTCGAGCGAAATGCCTATGGGCGCCAATTAGGAAGTTTCTATACGGAAGCAGAATGTAAGGGAGTCGGTCAGATTCCAATGACCTTTATCCGTGGTCCAATTATCAGCAGTGTTGGAGAGGGTGTAGAAATTCTAGCAACAGTTGACAATCAAATCGTTGCTGCTCAAGAAAAAAATATGTTAGTGACCTCTTTTCATCCAGAATTGACTGATGATGTGCGCTTGCACAAGTACTTTATAAATATGTGTAAAGAAAAAAGTTGA
- the trhA gene encoding PAQR family membrane homeostasis protein TrhA: MNTSLKLSKQLSFGEEIANSVTHAVGAVIMLILLPISSTYSYEAHGFLSSIGVSIFVISLFLMFLSSTIYHSMAYGSTHKYVLRIIDHSMIYVAIAGSYTPVVLTLMNNWFGYLIIAIQWGTTIFGILYKIFAKKVNEKFSLALYLIMGWLVLAIIPAIISQTTPIFWSLMVTGGLCYTVGAGFYAKKKPYFHMIWHLFILAASALQYIAIVYYM; the protein is encoded by the coding sequence ATGAACACTAGTCTTAAACTCAGCAAACAACTCAGTTTTGGAGAGGAGATTGCTAATAGCGTGACCCATGCTGTGGGTGCAGTCATCATGCTCATCTTACTCCCTATTTCATCCACCTATAGTTATGAGGCACACGGATTTTTATCCTCTATCGGCGTTTCCATTTTCGTTATTAGTCTCTTTCTCATGTTTCTATCATCCACCATTTATCACTCTATGGCCTATGGTTCAACCCACAAATATGTCTTGAGAATCATTGACCATTCTATGATTTACGTTGCCATTGCTGGCTCATACACGCCCGTCGTCTTGACCTTAATGAATAACTGGTTTGGCTATCTAATTATTGCCATCCAGTGGGGAACGACCATCTTTGGTATTCTCTATAAAATCTTTGCTAAAAAAGTCAATGAGAAATTTAGCCTTGCTCTTTACTTGATTATGGGCTGGTTGGTTCTGGCTATCATTCCTGCCATTATCAGTCAAACAACGCCAATTTTCTGGAGTCTCATGGTAACTGGCGGACTCTGTTATACAGTTGGGGCTGGATTTTACGCCAAGAAAAAACCTTATTTCCACATGATTTGGCATCTCTTTATCCTAGCTGCATCTGCCCTCCAATACATCGCCATTGTTTATTACATGTAA
- a CDS encoding DUF1836 domain-containing protein, whose amino-acid sequence MKTTFSYPKWAEIPNIDLYLDQVLLYVNQVCAPISPDKDKGLTASMVNNYVKHGYLTKPDKKKYQRQQIARLIAITTLKSVFSIQEIAQTLNTLQSQASSEQLYDAFVDYMNQGVDPANPIIQTSCQTVKLYHQTLALIHHTQEEVIQ is encoded by the coding sequence ATGAAAACTACCTTTTCCTACCCCAAATGGGCAGAAATCCCAAATATTGACCTCTATCTGGACCAGGTTTTACTCTATGTCAATCAGGTCTGCGCCCCTATCTCTCCTGATAAAGACAAGGGCCTAACAGCATCTATGGTCAACAATTATGTGAAACATGGTTACCTGACAAAGCCTGACAAGAAAAAATACCAACGCCAACAGATTGCCCGTCTGATTGCTATCACAACCCTCAAGTCTGTATTTTCTATTCAAGAAATAGCCCAGACACTTAATACTCTACAAAGTCAAGCAAGTTCAGAGCAACTCTACGATGCTTTTGTGGACTACATGAACCAAGGAGTTGACCCAGCTAACCCTATCATCCAAACCAGCTGCCAAACTGTTAAACTCTATCATCAAACTCTAGCCTTAATCCATCATACTCAAGAGGAGGTAATCCAATGA
- a CDS encoding GNAT family N-acetyltransferase: protein MEIRLAFPNEVDAIMQVMEDAKKCLADAGSDQWQNGYPNADIIIEDIISGQAYVALEEGELLAYAAVTKSPEEAYEAIYEGNWQAEEPEYLVFHRIAVAAAMQGQGVAQTFLEGLIEGFDYLDFRSDTHAENKVMQHIFEKLGFKQVGKVPVDGERLAYQKLKK, encoded by the coding sequence ATGGAGATTCGTTTAGCTTTTCCAAATGAAGTAGATGCCATCATGCAAGTGATGGAGGATGCTAAAAAATGTTTAGCGGATGCTGGTAGTGACCAGTGGCAAAATGGTTATCCAAATGCTGATATTATTATTGAGGATATTATCTCAGGTCAAGCCTATGTAGCCTTGGAAGAGGGAGAACTACTAGCCTATGCTGCTGTGACCAAGAGTCCAGAGGAAGCCTATGAAGCCATTTATGAAGGAAACTGGCAAGCTGAGGAGCCAGAGTACCTAGTCTTTCATCGTATTGCTGTGGCTGCAGCTATGCAGGGACAAGGAGTTGCTCAAACCTTTTTAGAGGGCTTGATCGAAGGTTTTGACTATCTTGATTTTCGTTCAGATACGCATGCTGAAAACAAGGTTATGCAACATATTTTTGAAAAGCTTGGATTTAAACAGGTTGGTAAGGTTCCAGTTGATGGCGAACGCTTGGCCTATCAAAAATTGAAGAAATAA
- a CDS encoding methylated-DNA--[protein]-cysteine S-methyltransferase: MQKKYVKMRYFSPIGTLSLVADEQYLYGIWVQEQKHFERGLGDETIEAVVSHPILDPVIAGLDVYFKGKSHDLSNLPLAPIGTDFEKRVWSYLQEIPYGQTVTYGQIAQELQVASAQAIGGAVGRNPWSILVPCHRVLGAGKRLTGYAAGVEKKAWLLEHEGADFKDIK, translated from the coding sequence ATGCAAAAGAAGTACGTAAAAATGCGCTACTTTTCGCCAATAGGAACCTTGTCTTTGGTTGCCGACGAGCAATATCTGTATGGCATTTGGGTGCAGGAGCAGAAGCATTTTGAGAGGGGACTAGGAGATGAGACGATAGAAGCAGTTGTTAGTCATCCCATTTTAGACCCAGTTATTGCTGGCTTAGATGTTTACTTTAAAGGCAAGTCTCATGATTTATCCAACTTGCCCTTGGCTCCAATCGGAACGGATTTTGAAAAGCGAGTTTGGTCCTATTTACAGGAAATTCCTTATGGTCAGACAGTGACCTATGGACAAATAGCCCAAGAGCTACAAGTGGCTTCTGCTCAAGCAATTGGTGGAGCAGTGGGGCGCAATCCTTGGTCTATCCTAGTACCTTGTCATCGTGTGCTGGGAGCAGGCAAGCGTCTGACAGGTTATGCTGCAGGAGTGGAAAAGAAAGCTTGGCTCTTGGAGCATGAAGGCGCAGATTTTAAAGATATAAAATAG
- a CDS encoding arsenate reductase family protein, with translation MLEFIEYPKCSTCKKAKQELNQLGVDYKAVHIVEETPSQEVILNWLETSGFELKQFFNTSGIKYRELGLKDKVGSLSNQEAAELLASDGMLLKRPILVENGTVKQIGYRKPYEELGLK, from the coding sequence ATGTTAGAATTTATCGAATACCCAAAATGTTCAACTTGTAAAAAAGCAAAACAAGAATTAAACCAACTCGGTGTGGATTATAAAGCCGTTCATATCGTCGAAGAAACACCCAGCCAAGAAGTCATTTTAAACTGGCTAGAAACCTCAGGGTTCGAGCTAAAGCAATTTTTCAACACCAGTGGGATCAAATACCGTGAATTGGGGTTGAAAGATAAGGTGGGAAGTCTGTCAAATCAAGAAGCGGCTGAGTTACTAGCAAGTGACGGTATGTTGTTAAAACGGCCTATTTTAGTAGAAAATGGAACTGTTAAGCAAATTGGTTATCGAAAACCTTATGAAGAATTGGGATTGAAATAG
- a CDS encoding amino acid ABC transporter permease, which yields MNVTTILASDWYQNLMQLIPDGKLFSLRSVFDGIPRIVQQLPTTIMLTIGGAFFGLVLALLFAIVKINRVKILYPLQAFFVSFLKGTPILVQLMLTYYGIPLALKALNQQWGTGLNINAIPAAAFAIVAFAFNEAAYASETIRAAILSVNPGEIEAARSLGMTRAQVYRRVIIPNAAVVATPTLINSLIGLTKGTSLAFSAGVVEVFAQAQILGGADYRYFERFISVALVYWVVNIGIESLGRFIERKMAISAPDTVQTDVKGDLR from the coding sequence ATGAATGTTACAACGATTTTAGCATCAGATTGGTATCAAAACTTGATGCAATTGATTCCGGATGGCAAGCTTTTTAGTCTGCGTTCGGTCTTTGATGGAATCCCGAGAATTGTCCAACAACTTCCAACAACGATTATGTTGACAATTGGTGGTGCCTTTTTTGGCTTGGTTTTGGCGCTTCTTTTTGCCATTGTGAAGATCAATCGTGTTAAGATTTTATATCCCTTGCAGGCCTTCTTTGTTAGTTTCTTAAAAGGGACACCGATTTTAGTGCAGCTCATGTTGACCTACTACGGAATTCCTTTGGCTTTGAAAGCTCTCAATCAGCAATGGGGAACTGGTCTCAATATCAATGCGATTCCAGCCGCTGCTTTTGCGATTGTCGCCTTTGCCTTTAATGAGGCAGCTTATGCTAGTGAAACCATTCGTGCAGCCATTCTCTCAGTTAATCCTGGTGAAATTGAGGCGGCACGCAGTCTGGGGATGACCCGAGCACAAGTTTATCGTCGCGTGATTATTCCAAATGCAGCCGTTGTGGCGACTCCAACTTTAATCAATTCCCTAATCGGCTTGACCAAGGGAACTTCTCTAGCCTTTAGTGCGGGTGTTGTGGAAGTCTTTGCCCAAGCTCAGATTTTGGGTGGTGCCGATTATCGTTACTTTGAACGCTTTATCTCCGTTGCCCTTGTTTATTGGGTAGTCAATATCGGAATTGAAAGTCTCGGTCGTTTCATCGAGAGAAAAATGGCTATTTCTGCACCTGATACAGTGCAGACAGATGTGAAAGGGGACCTTCGTTAA
- a CDS encoding amino acid ABC transporter ATP-binding protein — translation MIKISNLSKSFSGQTVLDHLDLDIQKGEVVALIGSSGAGKSTFLRSLNYLETPDSGSIQIDDFSVDFSKITQEEILALRRKLSMVFQQFNLFERRTALDNVKEGLVVVKKLSDQEATKIAKEELAKVGLSDRENHYPRHLSGGQKQRVALARALAMKPDVLLLDEPTSALDPELVGEVEKSIADAAKSGQTMILVSHDMSFVAQVADKILFLDKGKIIESGTPDEIIHHPKEERTKEFFASYKRTYI, via the coding sequence ATGATTAAGATTTCGAATTTAAGCAAATCCTTTTCAGGACAGACTGTCTTGGATCATCTGGACTTGGATATCCAAAAAGGGGAAGTTGTAGCCTTGATTGGTTCTTCAGGAGCTGGAAAATCAACCTTTCTTCGCAGTCTCAATTATCTTGAAACACCTGACAGTGGCTCTATTCAGATTGATGATTTTTCAGTTGATTTTTCTAAAATCACTCAAGAAGAAATCCTTGCCCTACGCCGTAAGCTGTCTATGGTTTTCCAACAGTTTAATTTGTTTGAACGCCGCACAGCACTTGATAATGTGAAAGAAGGCTTGGTTGTTGTCAAGAAATTATCTGACCAAGAAGCAACCAAGATTGCCAAGGAAGAGTTGGCTAAGGTTGGACTTTCTGACCGTGAAAACCATTATCCTCGTCATTTATCAGGTGGACAGAAGCAACGGGTTGCCTTGGCGCGTGCTCTCGCTATGAAACCAGATGTCTTGCTCTTAGACGAACCAACTTCAGCCCTTGACCCAGAATTGGTCGGCGAAGTAGAAAAGTCTATTGCAGATGCTGCTAAGTCAGGTCAGACCATGATTTTGGTCAGTCATGACATGTCCTTTGTAGCCCAAGTGGCTGATAAGATTCTCTTCTTAGATAAGGGGAAAATTATCGAGTCTGGAACACCGGATGAGATTATCCACCATCCTAAAGAAGAGCGGACAAAAGAATTCTTCGCTAGTTACAAACGGACTTATATTTGA
- a CDS encoding DUF4059 family protein: protein MLLQLFSLYFESLILTTILVLIFLGIWIGLRAMSGIDKTAKARQAHLYDMIMIGVLVVPVLSFAVMSLILVFKA from the coding sequence ATGCTACTGCAACTATTTTCTTTATATTTCGAGAGTTTGATCTTGACCACCATCCTCGTCCTGATTTTTTTAGGGATTTGGATTGGACTGAGAGCCATGTCGGGAATTGATAAGACAGCCAAGGCTCGCCAAGCTCATCTCTATGATATGATTATGATTGGGGTCTTGGTTGTTCCAGTATTATCCTTTGCGGTTATGAGTTTAATTCTTGTTTTCAAAGCATAA
- the trxB gene encoding thioredoxin-disulfide reductase, producing MYDTIIIGAGPAGMTAALYAARSNLKVALIEGGLPGGQMNNTSDIENYPGYANISGPELAEKMFEPLENLGVEHIYGYVKNVEDHGDFKKVMTDDQTYETRTVIVATGSKHRPLGVPGEEELNSRGVSYCAVCDGAFFRNQDLLVVGGGDSAVEEAIFLTRFAKTVTIVHRRDQLRAQKVLQDRAFANEKISFIWDSVVKEIKGENRVESVVFENVKTGQVTEQAFGGVFIYVGLDPVSDFVKELNIQDQAGWIVTDNHMKTAVDGIFAVGDVRLKDLRQVTTAVGDGAIAGQEAYKFITEHS from the coding sequence ATGTACGATACTATTATTATCGGTGCTGGACCTGCAGGTATGACTGCAGCCTTGTATGCTGCTCGAAGCAATTTGAAAGTAGCCTTGATTGAAGGTGGTCTGCCAGGTGGTCAGATGAATAATACCTCTGATATCGAAAATTACCCAGGATACGCTAATATTAGTGGGCCAGAATTGGCAGAAAAGATGTTTGAACCGCTTGAAAATCTTGGTGTTGAGCACATTTATGGCTATGTTAAAAATGTAGAAGACCATGGTGATTTTAAGAAAGTGATGACTGATGACCAAACATATGAAACACGTACAGTTATCGTAGCAACTGGTTCTAAACACCGTCCTTTGGGAGTACCTGGAGAAGAAGAACTGAACAGTCGTGGTGTTTCTTACTGTGCTGTTTGTGATGGTGCCTTCTTCCGTAACCAAGATTTGTTGGTAGTTGGTGGTGGGGATTCAGCTGTTGAAGAAGCTATCTTCTTGACTCGTTTTGCTAAGACTGTTACCATTGTTCACCGTCGTGACCAACTTCGTGCCCAAAAGGTTTTACAAGACCGCGCCTTTGCGAATGAGAAAATCAGCTTTATATGGGATTCTGTAGTCAAGGAAATCAAGGGTGAAAACCGAGTAGAATCTGTCGTATTTGAAAATGTGAAAACAGGTCAAGTGACAGAGCAAGCCTTCGGTGGTGTCTTTATCTATGTTGGATTGGACCCTGTTAGCGATTTTGTTAAAGAATTGAATATCCAAGATCAGGCAGGTTGGATTGTGACAGATAACCACATGAAAACTGCAGTTGACGGTATCTTTGCGGTTGGAGATGTTCGCTTGAAAGACCTTCGCCAAGTAACAACAGCAGTTGGAGATGGAGCTATCGCTGGTCAAGAAGCCTATAAATTTATCACAGAACATAGTTAA
- the rlmB gene encoding 23S rRNA (guanosine(2251)-2'-O)-methyltransferase RlmB yields the protein MKTNDIVYGVHAVTEALLANTGNKLYLQEDLRGKNVEKVKELATEKKVSISWTSKKSLSDMTEGAVHQGFVLRVSEFAYSELDNILTKTRQEENPLLLILDGLTDPHNLGSILRTADATNVSGVIIPKHRAVGVTPVVAKTATGAIEHVPIARVTNLSQTLDKLKDEGFWTFGTDMNGTPCHKWNTKGKIALIIGNEGKGISSNIKKQVDEMITIPMNGHVQSLNASVAAAILMYEVFRNRL from the coding sequence ATGAAAACAAATGATATTGTCTATGGCGTCCACGCCGTTACCGAAGCCCTCCTTGCAAACACAGGAAACAAACTTTACCTCCAAGAAGATCTCCGAGGTAAGAATGTTGAGAAAGTCAAAGAACTGGCTACAGAAAAGAAGGTGTCCATTTCTTGGACTTCAAAAAAATCCCTCTCTGATATGACAGAAGGTGCTGTTCACCAAGGTTTTGTTCTACGAGTGTCTGAATTTGCCTATAGCGAGCTGGATAACATCCTTACAAAAACACGCCAAGAAGAAAATCCACTTCTATTGATTCTGGATGGCCTAACTGACCCTCACAACTTAGGCTCCATCTTAAGAACCGCTGATGCGACCAACGTTTCAGGTGTCATCATTCCCAAACACCGTGCTGTCGGTGTTACTCCTGTCGTTGCTAAAACAGCCACAGGTGCTATTGAACACGTTCCGATTGCCCGAGTAACCAACCTCAGTCAAACCTTAGACAAACTCAAGGATGAAGGCTTCTGGACCTTTGGAACGGATATGAACGGTACTCCTTGCCACAAGTGGAATACAAAAGGAAAAATCGCCCTCATCATTGGAAATGAAGGAAAAGGCATTTCTAGCAACATCAAAAAACAGGTCGATGAAATGATTACCATTCCTATGAATGGACATGTTCAAAGTCTCAATGCCAGTGTTGCTGCAGCCATTCTTATGTACGAAGTTTTTCGAAATAGACTATAA
- the def gene encoding peptide deformylase: MSAIERITKAAHLIDMNDIIREGNPTLRAVAEEVTFPLSDQEIILGEKMMQFLKHSQDPVMAEKMGLRGGVGLAAPQLDISKRIIAVLVPNIVEEGETPEEAYDLQAIMYNPKIVSHSVQDAALGEGEGCLSVDRNVPGYVVRHARVTVDYFDKDGEKHRIKLKGYNSIVVQHEIDHINGIMFYDRINEKDPFAVKDGLLILE; the protein is encoded by the coding sequence ATGTCTGCTATAGAACGTATTACAAAAGCTGCTCACTTAATTGATATGAACGATATTATCCGCGAGGGGAATCCTACTCTACGCGCGGTTGCTGAGGAAGTCACTTTTCCCTTGTCTGACCAGGAAATCATCTTAGGCGAAAAGATGATGCAATTCCTTAAACATTCCCAAGATCCCGTCATGGCTGAAAAAATGGGGTTACGCGGTGGGGTTGGACTTGCTGCTCCTCAATTGGATATCTCAAAACGCATTATCGCTGTTTTGGTGCCAAATATTGTTGAAGAAGGAGAAACTCCAGAGGAAGCCTACGATTTGCAAGCCATTATGTACAATCCAAAAATCGTCTCTCACTCTGTTCAAGACGCTGCTCTTGGAGAAGGAGAAGGTTGCCTGTCTGTTGACCGCAACGTGCCTGGCTATGTTGTTCGCCATGCCCGCGTTACTGTTGATTACTTTGACAAAGATGGAGAAAAACACCGCATCAAGCTCAAAGGCTACAACTCCATTGTTGTTCAGCATGAAATTGACCACATTAACGGAATCATGTTTTACGATCGTATCAATGAAAAAGACCCATTTGCAGTTAAAGATGGTTTACTAATTCTAGAATAA